One segment of Odontesthes bonariensis isolate fOdoBon6 chromosome 1, fOdoBon6.hap1, whole genome shotgun sequence DNA contains the following:
- the rasa3 gene encoding ras GTPase-activating protein 3 isoform X1 has translation MAVEEEGLRVFQSVKIKIGEAKNIPPYPGPNRMRDCYCTVNLDQEEVFRTKIVEKSLCPFYGEDFYCEIPRSFRHLSFYIFDRDVFRRDSSIGKVAVKKEDLQKYHGKDTWFQLQPVSADSEVQGKVHLELRLSEVITDSGVINHKLATRVLECQGLPIVNGQCDPYAAVSLLGPSRSEAKKTKVKRKTNNPQFEEVFYFEVTRPLSYTKRQFDVEEEDVDKLALRVDLWNASNLKFGDEFLGGVRVPLRVLSQVGVHDAWYFLQPRENGGKSVKVEELGSLRLNIVYTEDHVFPSEHYTPLRDLLLHSANVEPVSASAAHILGEVCREKQEAAIPLVRLFLHYGKIVPFISAIAHAEVNRTQDPNTIFRGNSLTSKCIDETMKLAGMHYLQVTLKPIIDEICTEHKSCEIDPVKLKESENLETNRENLRQYVDRIFNVITTSGVRCPTVMCDIFFSLRESAATRFEVDQDVRYTAVSSFIFLRFFAPAILSPNLFHLRPHHPDPATSRTLTLISKTIQTLGSLAKSKSANFKESYMAAFYDYFNEQKYADAVKNVSAPCSGSLQFLDLISTSGKWDQKSIETPIMLKEGFMIKRAQGRNRFGIKNFKKRWFRLTNHEFTYHKTKGEGALCSIPIENILAVERLEEESFKMKNMFQVIQPERALYIQANNCVEARDWIDILTKVSQCNRKRLSTYHPSAYLNGHWLCCKLSADTAPGCTPCTGGLPANIQLDVDGDRETERIYSLYSTYVTKLIKMQEACGSKSVYDGPEQEEYSSFVIDDPQETYKTLKQIVSAVQTLEQQHTKYKRDKFKKTKIGSQEHPIGDKSFQCYISQ, from the exons gagaagctaaaaacatccCTCCATACCCAGGGCCAAACAGGATGAGGGACTGTTACTGCACCGTCAACCTGGACCAAGAAGAGGTCTTCAGGACCAAGATTGTGGAGAAGTCACTTTG TCCCTTCTATGGGGAGGACTTCTACTGCGAGATCCCACGTAGCTTCAGACACCTCTCCTTCTACATCTTTGACAGGGATGTTTTCAGGAGGGACTCAAGTATCG GCAAGGTCGCCGTGAAGAAAGAGGACCTGCAGAAATATCATGGGAAAGACACCTGGTTCCAGCTGCAGCCTGTCAGCGCTGACTCAGAGGTGCAG GGAAAAGTGCACCTGGAGCTGCGTCTGAGTGAGGTCATCACTGATAGCGGAGTCATCAACCACAAACTGGCCACACG AGTGTTGGAGTGCCAAGGTCTTCCAATTGTAAACGGCCAGTGTGATCCCTACGCTGCTGTTTCCTTGCTAGGTCCTTCAAG GTCAGAAGCCAAAAAGACCAAGGTGAAGAGGAAAACCAACAATCCCCAGTTTGAGGAGGTTTTCTATTTTGAG GTTACGCGGCCATTAAGCTACACAAAGCGACAGTTTGACGTTGAAGAGGAGGATGTTGATAAACTGGCTCTGAG GGTGGATCTGTGGAACGCCAGCAACCTGAAGTTTGGGGATGAGTTCCTTGGAGGTGTACGTGTTCCTCTGCGGGTCCTTAGTCAAGTTGGAGTCCACGATGCCTG GTACTTTCTGCAGCCCAGGGAGAACGGCGGGAAGTCCGTGAAGGTAGAAGAGCTTGGCTCTCTGCGTCTGAACATTGTTTATACAGAGGACCATGTTTTCCCCTCCGAACACTACACTCCCCTcagagatctgctgctgcactcTGCTAATGTTGAG CCTGTGTCGGCATCCGCCGCTCATATTCTAGGAGAGGTGTGTCGAGAGAAACAGGAAGCTGCCATTCCACTCGTGCGTCTCTTTCTTCATTATGGCAAAATAGTGCCTTTCATCAGCGCCATCGCCCATGCTGAAGTCAACCGCACACA GGATCCAAACACCATTTTCCGTGGAAACTCGCTGACTTCAAAGTGCATTGATGAGACCATGAAGCTGGCAGGGATGCACTATCTGCAAGTCACACTTAAGCCGATCATAGATGAG ATCTGCACAGAACACAAATCCTGTGAAATCGACCCAGTCAAGCTCAAAGAGTCGGAAAATTTGGAGACAAACAGG GAAAACCTTCGTCAGTATGTCGACCGCATCTTCAACGTTATCACCACCTCTGGCGTTCGCTGTCCCACCGTCATGTGTGACATCTTCTTCTCTCTGAGGGAGTCCGCTGCCACTCGTTTTGAAG TTGACCAAGATGTCCGATACACGGCAGTGAGCAGTTTCATCTTCCTGCGTTTCTTCGCTCCAGCCATCCTCTCCCCCAACTTGTTCCACCTGCGTCCCCACCATCCA GATCCTGCCACCTCACGAACCCTCACCCTCATCTCCAAGACGATCCAAACACTGGGTAGTCTCGCCAAATCTAAATCT GCCAATTTCAAAGAGTCATACATGGCCGCATTTTACGACTACTTCAACGAGCAGAAATATGCAGATGCTGTGAAAAATGTGAGTGCACCATGCAGTGGATCTTTGCAA TTCCTGGACCTGATCTCCACCTCTGGCAAATGGGATCAGAAGAGCATTGAAACACCAATCATGCTCAAAGAAGG ATTTATGATAAAGAGGGCGCAGGGAAGAAACCGATTTGGAATTAAGAACTTCAAGAAGAGATGGTTCCGCCTCACCAACCACGAGTTCACCTACCACAAAACCAAAG GCGAGGGCGCTCTATGCAGCATTCCCATAGAGAACATCCTGGCCGTTGAGAGGCTGGAAGAAGAGTCtttcaagatgaaaaat ATGTTCCAGGTTATTCAGCCAGAGAGAGCGCTCTACATCCAGGCCAACAACTGCGTAGAGGCCCGTGACTGGATTGACATCCTGACCAAAGTCAGCCAATGCAACCGCAAACGCCTGAGCACCTACCATCCTTCAGCTTACCTCAATGGCCACTGGCTCTGCTGCAAGCTCTCAGCAGATACAGCCCCAGGGTGTACGCCCTGCACTGG TGGTCTCCCAGCAAACATCCAGCTGGACGTAGATGGAGACAGAGAAACCGAAAGGATTTATTCCCTCTACAGCACATACGTGACCAAACTGATCAAGATGCAAG AGGCATGTGGCAGTAAGTCTGTGTACGATGGGCCCGAACAGGAGGAGTACTCCAGCTTTGTCATCGATGACCCCCAGGAGACTTACAAAACCCTGAAGcagattgtttcagctgtgcagaccttgGAGCAGCAGCACACCAAGTACAAACGGGACAAGTTCAAGAAGACAAAGATAGGCAGCCA GGAGCATCCGATTGGAGACAAGAGTTTTCAGTGCTACATCAGCCAGTAG
- the rasa3 gene encoding ras GTPase-activating protein 3 isoform X2: MAVEEEGLRVFQSVKIKIGEAKNIPPYPGPNRMRDCYCTVNLDQEEVFRTKIVEKSLCPFYGEDFYCEIPRSFRHLSFYIFDRDVFRRDSSIGKVAVKKEDLQKYHGKDTWFQLQPVSADSEVQGKVHLELRLSEVITDSGVINHKLATRVLECQGLPIVNGQCDPYAAVSLLGPSRSEAKKTKVKRKTNNPQFEEVFYFEVTRPLSYTKRQFDVEEEDVDKLALRVDLWNASNLKFGDEFLGGVRVPLRVLSQVGVHDAWYFLQPRENGGKSVKVEELGSLRLNIVYTEDHVFPSEHYTPLRDLLLHSANVEPVSASAAHILGEVCREKQEAAIPLVRLFLHYGKIVPFISAIAHAEVNRTQDPNTIFRGNSLTSKCIDETMKLAGMHYLQVTLKPIIDEICTEHKSCEIDPVKLKESENLETNRENLRQYVDRIFNVITTSGVRCPTVMCDIFFSLRESAATRFEVDQDVRYTAVSSFIFLRFFAPAILSPNLFHLRPHHPDPATSRTLTLISKTIQTLGSLAKSKSANFKESYMAAFYDYFNEQKYADAVKNFLDLISTSGKWDQKSIETPIMLKEGFMIKRAQGRNRFGIKNFKKRWFRLTNHEFTYHKTKGEGALCSIPIENILAVERLEEESFKMKNMFQVIQPERALYIQANNCVEARDWIDILTKVSQCNRKRLSTYHPSAYLNGHWLCCKLSADTAPGCTPCTGGLPANIQLDVDGDRETERIYSLYSTYVTKLIKMQEACGSKSVYDGPEQEEYSSFVIDDPQETYKTLKQIVSAVQTLEQQHTKYKRDKFKKTKIGSQEHPIGDKSFQCYISQ, from the exons gagaagctaaaaacatccCTCCATACCCAGGGCCAAACAGGATGAGGGACTGTTACTGCACCGTCAACCTGGACCAAGAAGAGGTCTTCAGGACCAAGATTGTGGAGAAGTCACTTTG TCCCTTCTATGGGGAGGACTTCTACTGCGAGATCCCACGTAGCTTCAGACACCTCTCCTTCTACATCTTTGACAGGGATGTTTTCAGGAGGGACTCAAGTATCG GCAAGGTCGCCGTGAAGAAAGAGGACCTGCAGAAATATCATGGGAAAGACACCTGGTTCCAGCTGCAGCCTGTCAGCGCTGACTCAGAGGTGCAG GGAAAAGTGCACCTGGAGCTGCGTCTGAGTGAGGTCATCACTGATAGCGGAGTCATCAACCACAAACTGGCCACACG AGTGTTGGAGTGCCAAGGTCTTCCAATTGTAAACGGCCAGTGTGATCCCTACGCTGCTGTTTCCTTGCTAGGTCCTTCAAG GTCAGAAGCCAAAAAGACCAAGGTGAAGAGGAAAACCAACAATCCCCAGTTTGAGGAGGTTTTCTATTTTGAG GTTACGCGGCCATTAAGCTACACAAAGCGACAGTTTGACGTTGAAGAGGAGGATGTTGATAAACTGGCTCTGAG GGTGGATCTGTGGAACGCCAGCAACCTGAAGTTTGGGGATGAGTTCCTTGGAGGTGTACGTGTTCCTCTGCGGGTCCTTAGTCAAGTTGGAGTCCACGATGCCTG GTACTTTCTGCAGCCCAGGGAGAACGGCGGGAAGTCCGTGAAGGTAGAAGAGCTTGGCTCTCTGCGTCTGAACATTGTTTATACAGAGGACCATGTTTTCCCCTCCGAACACTACACTCCCCTcagagatctgctgctgcactcTGCTAATGTTGAG CCTGTGTCGGCATCCGCCGCTCATATTCTAGGAGAGGTGTGTCGAGAGAAACAGGAAGCTGCCATTCCACTCGTGCGTCTCTTTCTTCATTATGGCAAAATAGTGCCTTTCATCAGCGCCATCGCCCATGCTGAAGTCAACCGCACACA GGATCCAAACACCATTTTCCGTGGAAACTCGCTGACTTCAAAGTGCATTGATGAGACCATGAAGCTGGCAGGGATGCACTATCTGCAAGTCACACTTAAGCCGATCATAGATGAG ATCTGCACAGAACACAAATCCTGTGAAATCGACCCAGTCAAGCTCAAAGAGTCGGAAAATTTGGAGACAAACAGG GAAAACCTTCGTCAGTATGTCGACCGCATCTTCAACGTTATCACCACCTCTGGCGTTCGCTGTCCCACCGTCATGTGTGACATCTTCTTCTCTCTGAGGGAGTCCGCTGCCACTCGTTTTGAAG TTGACCAAGATGTCCGATACACGGCAGTGAGCAGTTTCATCTTCCTGCGTTTCTTCGCTCCAGCCATCCTCTCCCCCAACTTGTTCCACCTGCGTCCCCACCATCCA GATCCTGCCACCTCACGAACCCTCACCCTCATCTCCAAGACGATCCAAACACTGGGTAGTCTCGCCAAATCTAAATCT GCCAATTTCAAAGAGTCATACATGGCCGCATTTTACGACTACTTCAACGAGCAGAAATATGCAGATGCTGTGAAAAAT TTCCTGGACCTGATCTCCACCTCTGGCAAATGGGATCAGAAGAGCATTGAAACACCAATCATGCTCAAAGAAGG ATTTATGATAAAGAGGGCGCAGGGAAGAAACCGATTTGGAATTAAGAACTTCAAGAAGAGATGGTTCCGCCTCACCAACCACGAGTTCACCTACCACAAAACCAAAG GCGAGGGCGCTCTATGCAGCATTCCCATAGAGAACATCCTGGCCGTTGAGAGGCTGGAAGAAGAGTCtttcaagatgaaaaat ATGTTCCAGGTTATTCAGCCAGAGAGAGCGCTCTACATCCAGGCCAACAACTGCGTAGAGGCCCGTGACTGGATTGACATCCTGACCAAAGTCAGCCAATGCAACCGCAAACGCCTGAGCACCTACCATCCTTCAGCTTACCTCAATGGCCACTGGCTCTGCTGCAAGCTCTCAGCAGATACAGCCCCAGGGTGTACGCCCTGCACTGG TGGTCTCCCAGCAAACATCCAGCTGGACGTAGATGGAGACAGAGAAACCGAAAGGATTTATTCCCTCTACAGCACATACGTGACCAAACTGATCAAGATGCAAG AGGCATGTGGCAGTAAGTCTGTGTACGATGGGCCCGAACAGGAGGAGTACTCCAGCTTTGTCATCGATGACCCCCAGGAGACTTACAAAACCCTGAAGcagattgtttcagctgtgcagaccttgGAGCAGCAGCACACCAAGTACAAACGGGACAAGTTCAAGAAGACAAAGATAGGCAGCCA GGAGCATCCGATTGGAGACAAGAGTTTTCAGTGCTACATCAGCCAGTAG